Proteins found in one Candidatus Omnitrophota bacterium genomic segment:
- a CDS encoding YbhB/YbcL family Raf kinase inhibitor-like protein: MNLTSPEFSNNGNLPKKFTIDGQGVNPELDIEGIPAGTQSLVLIMDDPDAPSGTFTHWVVYDIPVVSKIEENSIPGTEGLNTLRKNKYVSPAPPSGTHRYIFRVYALDLKLNLPKNASRLTVEKMMTGHVLGKAELVSLYKRGR; encoded by the coding sequence ATGAACCTTACATCTCCTGAATTTTCCAACAACGGCAACCTGCCTAAAAAATTCACCATTGACGGGCAGGGCGTGAACCCTGAGTTGGATATCGAAGGCATTCCCGCCGGGACGCAGAGCCTCGTGCTTATAATGGACGATCCTGATGCGCCGTCCGGGACGTTCACCCACTGGGTCGTATATGACATCCCGGTTGTTTCAAAGATCGAAGAGAACAGTATTCCGGGAACAGAGGGGCTTAATACTTTAAGGAAGAATAAATACGTAAGTCCTGCGCCGCCTAGCGGGACGCACAGGTATATATTCAGAGTTTACGCGCTGGACCTGAAACTTAACCTTCCCAAAAACGCAAGCCGTCTGACCGTTGAGAAGATGATGACGGGGCATGTGCTTGGGAAGGCGGAGTTGGTGAGTTTATATAAACGAGGTAGATAA
- the serS gene encoding serine--tRNA ligase, with protein MLDLKFIRDNPDKVKKACEERGKPADIDGLLALDGKRRELLKETEEIKRNKNIASDEIAKLLREKQDAKAKISGMKAISEKEKSIDEEIRAIDKDIQAALYNIPNIPHESVPVGKDASANKIVKTWGKERKLDFKPLTHIELGEYLDILDFPRAAKITGSNFPLFKGDGAKLERSLINFMLDLHTKEHGYREIFPPFLVNRAAMTGTGQLPKFEEDMYRLKDEDLFLVPTAEVPLTNLHMNEILDEEALPVYYTAYTACFRREAGSYGKDTKGLMRVHQFDKVELVKFVKPGTSYDELEKLVGNAEKVLQKLDLQYRIVALSTGDLSFSAAKCYDFEAFAPGVNAWLEVSSCSNFEDFQARRANIKFRSKDTGKSEYVHTLNGSGVAMARTVIAILENYQNKDGSVTIPEVLRPYMDGKDKIVPPKK; from the coding sequence ATGCTAGACTTAAAATTCATAAGAGATAATCCCGATAAGGTGAAGAAGGCCTGCGAAGAACGCGGCAAGCCCGCGGATATCGACGGCCTGCTCGCGCTTGACGGGAAACGCCGCGAACTCCTCAAGGAAACGGAGGAGATAAAGCGCAATAAGAATATCGCCTCGGACGAGATAGCGAAACTTCTTCGCGAGAAACAGGATGCCAAGGCGAAGATCTCCGGGATGAAGGCGATCTCGGAAAAAGAAAAATCTATCGACGAGGAAATAAGGGCTATAGATAAGGATATCCAGGCCGCGCTGTATAATATCCCGAATATCCCGCACGAGTCCGTGCCTGTCGGCAAAGATGCCTCCGCAAATAAGATAGTGAAGACGTGGGGCAAGGAGAGGAAACTCGATTTCAAGCCGCTCACGCATATCGAGCTGGGCGAATATCTCGATATATTGGACTTCCCGCGCGCCGCGAAGATAACCGGGAGCAATTTCCCGCTCTTTAAGGGCGACGGGGCGAAACTTGAGCGTTCTTTGATAAACTTTATGCTGGACCTTCACACGAAGGAGCACGGGTACAGGGAGATCTTCCCGCCGTTCTTGGTCAACCGCGCCGCGATGACAGGGACGGGCCAGCTGCCTAAATTTGAGGAAGATATGTACCGGCTGAAAGACGAGGACCTGTTCCTTGTCCCGACCGCGGAGGTGCCGCTTACGAACCTCCATATGAACGAGATACTCGACGAGGAAGCCCTTCCGGTCTATTACACGGCCTATACGGCGTGTTTCAGGCGCGAGGCCGGCTCTTACGGAAAGGACACAAAGGGGCTGATGCGCGTCCACCAATTCGACAAGGTCGAGTTGGTCAAATTCGTGAAACCCGGCACGTCCTATGACGAGCTCGAGAAACTCGTCGGGAACGCCGAGAAGGTCCTCCAGAAACTCGACCTGCAATACAGGATCGTCGCGTTATCTACCGGCGATTTAAGCTTCTCGGCCGCGAAATGCTATGATTTTGAGGCATTCGCCCCCGGCGTCAACGCCTGGCTTGAGGTCTCGAGCTGCTCTAATTTCGAGGATTTCCAGGCGAGGCGCGCCAACATAAAATTCCGCTCCAAAGATACGGGCAAGTCCGAATATGTCCATACGTTAAACGGCTCGGGCGTGGCCATGGCGCGCACGGTCATCGCCATACTCGAGAATTACCAGAACAAGGACGGCAGCGTGACTATCCCGGAGGTCCTCCGGCCTTATATGGACGGAAAAGACAAAATAGTCCCGCCGAAAAAATAA